In Streptomyces sp. NBC_00878, a single window of DNA contains:
- the sodX gene encoding nickel-type superoxide dismutase maturation protease encodes MPELSQETERGGANQPFGWAEVTGPSMVPTLYHGDLLVIRHGGRIRPGDVVVLRHPFQQDLLVVKRAAERREGGWWVLGDNTYAGGDSTDYGPVPDELVLGRVLFRFRPLKPGQRSPFAVARWVLSAARPVLSDRSASRRFRAR; translated from the coding sequence ATGCCGGAGCTGTCGCAGGAGACCGAGCGCGGAGGGGCGAATCAGCCCTTCGGATGGGCCGAGGTGACCGGGCCGTCGATGGTGCCCACGCTGTATCACGGCGATCTGCTCGTGATACGGCACGGGGGCCGGATCCGGCCCGGTGACGTGGTCGTTCTGCGTCATCCGTTCCAGCAGGACCTGCTCGTCGTCAAACGCGCCGCGGAGCGGCGCGAGGGCGGCTGGTGGGTGCTCGGGGACAACACGTACGCGGGCGGGGACAGCACTGACTACGGGCCTGTGCCCGACGAGTTGGTGCTGGGCCGCGTCCTTTTCAGGTTCCGGCCGCTCAAGCCGGGTCAGCGCTCGCCGTTCGCGGTCGCCCGCTGGGTGCTGTCCGCGGCGCGGCCCGTGCTGTCCGACCGGTCCGCCTCCAGGCGTTTTCGGGCGCGGTAG
- the sodN gene encoding superoxide dismutase, Ni, with translation MLSRLFAPKVKVSAHCDLPCGVYDPAQARIEAESVKAVQEKMAANDDPHFQARATVIKEQRAELAKHHVSVLWSDYFKPPHFEKYPELHQLVNDALKALSAAKGSTDPATGQKALDYIAQIDKIFWETKKA, from the coding sequence ATGCTCTCCCGCCTGTTTGCCCCCAAGGTCAAGGTCAGCGCACACTGCGACCTGCCCTGCGGTGTGTACGACCCGGCCCAGGCCCGCATCGAGGCGGAGTCGGTGAAGGCCGTGCAGGAGAAGATGGCCGCCAACGACGACCCGCACTTCCAGGCTCGCGCCACCGTCATCAAGGAGCAGCGCGCCGAGCTCGCCAAGCACCACGTCTCGGTGCTCTGGAGCGACTACTTCAAGCCCCCGCACTTCGAGAAGTACCCGGAGCTGCACCAGCTGGTCAACGACGCCCTCAAGGCCCTCTCGGCCGCCAAGGGTTCGACCGACCCGGCCACGGGCCAGAAGGCCCTGGACTACATCGCCCAGATCGACAAGATCTTCTGGGAGACCAAGAAGGCGTGA
- a CDS encoding nuclear transport factor 2 family protein — protein MPAIVVAWGAAWNAEDPQRLADLYVENGARYTDHAFGAKDYLGRDGTIEWANRAKEVIQGAAVMVNCASARSGVIVIDWTFSGQVAGAPKPFSVPVVTVLQMRGHQIVTTGDYYSRAEVIRQSGFPAETTAG, from the coding sequence TTGCCGGCCATCGTCGTGGCCTGGGGGGCCGCGTGGAACGCCGAAGACCCGCAGCGACTGGCTGACTTGTACGTCGAGAACGGCGCCCGCTACACCGACCACGCCTTCGGCGCGAAGGACTACCTCGGCCGAGACGGGACCATCGAGTGGGCCAACCGCGCCAAGGAGGTCATCCAGGGAGCCGCCGTCATGGTCAACTGCGCATCCGCCCGCAGCGGCGTCATAGTGATCGACTGGACGTTCAGCGGACAGGTGGCCGGAGCACCCAAGCCGTTCTCCGTGCCTGTCGTCACGGTCCTCCAGATGCGCGGGCACCAGATCGTGACCACCGGCGACTACTACAGCAGGGCCGAGGTCATCCGTCAGTCCGGTTTCCCCGCGGAAACCACCGCCGGCTGA
- a CDS encoding IS5 family transposase (programmed frameshift), with protein MRKGQEPPWIVPDELWARIEPLLPVVPRRPDHPGRKRLDDRKVLSGILFVLYTGIPWEFLPQELGFGSGMTCWRRLRDWNDAGVWQRLHESLLAELHAVGALDWSRAVIDGSHVRAMKGGPKTGPSPVDRARTGSKHHLITEAHGIPLAVSLTGGNRNDVTQLMPSIEAVPPVRGRRGRPRRRPDTLYADRGYDHDKYRKQVRAAGITPVIARRGTGHGSGLGVHRWVVEQSFALLHWFRRLRIRWEIRDDIHEAFLSLACGIICWRRLKNLALC; from the exons ATGAGGAAGGGTCAGGAGCCGCCGTGGATCGTGCCGGATGAGCTGTGGGCGCGGATCGAGCCGTTGCTGCCGGTCGTGCCGCGCCGGCCGGATCACCCCGGCCGCAAGCGTCTGGACGACCGGAAGGTTCTGTCCGGCATCCTGTTCGTGCTGTACACCGGCATTCCGTGGGAGTTCCTGCCCCAGGAGCTTGGCTTCGGCTCGGGGATGACCTGCTGGCGGCGTCTGCGGGACTGGAACGACGCGGGAGTCTGGCAGCGTCTGCACGAGTCGCTGCTGGCCGAGTTGCACGCCGTCGGCGCGCTGGACTGGTCGCGGGCGGTGATCGACGGCTCCCATGTCCGGGCCATGAAGGGCGGCC CCAAAACCGGACCGAGCCCGGTCGACCGTGCCCGAACAGGCTCGAAGCACCATCTGATCACCGAAGCGCACGGCATTCCGCTGGCGGTGTCCCTGACCGGCGGAAACCGCAATGACGTCACCCAGCTCATGCCCTCGATCGAGGCCGTCCCGCCGGTGCGGGGCCGACGCGGACGGCCCCGCCGGCGGCCGGACACCCTTTACGCCGACCGCGGCTACGACCACGACAAGTACCGCAAGCAGGTCCGGGCGGCCGGGATCACCCCCGTCATCGCACGCCGTGGCACCGGACACGGCTCGGGGCTGGGCGTCCACCGGTGGGTCGTCGAGCAGAGTTTCGCGCTGCTGCACTGGTTCCGCCGGTTACGCATCCGCTGGGAGATCCGCGACGACATCCACGAAGCCTTCCTCAGCCTGGCCTGCGGCATCATCTGCTGGCGACGACTGAAAAACCTGGCACTTTGTTAG
- a CDS encoding helix-turn-helix domain-containing protein has protein sequence MNLDDLVRLRKARDRMDREYAEPLDVPALARTALMSPGHFQRSFRAAFGETPYGYLMTRRIERAKALLRRGDLTVTEVCMAVGCTSLGSFSSRFTELVGESPSAYRARPHDQAAAAIPACVAKMYTRPARGRASESRS, from the coding sequence ATGAACCTGGACGACCTCGTCCGGCTGCGCAAGGCACGTGACCGGATGGACCGTGAGTACGCCGAGCCGCTGGACGTGCCCGCGCTCGCGCGCACGGCACTGATGTCGCCGGGCCACTTCCAGCGCAGCTTCCGGGCGGCCTTCGGCGAGACGCCGTACGGCTATCTCATGACGCGCCGCATCGAGCGTGCGAAGGCGCTGCTGCGGCGCGGCGACCTGACGGTCACGGAGGTCTGCATGGCGGTCGGGTGTACGTCACTGGGCTCGTTCAGCTCCCGCTTCACCGAGCTGGTGGGCGAGTCCCCGAGCGCGTACCGGGCCCGGCCGCACGACCAGGCCGCGGCGGCTATACCCGCGTGCGTGGCGAAGATGTACACGCGGCCCGCGCGCGGCCGGGCGTCCGAGTCCCGGTCCTGA
- a CDS encoding RNA polymerase sigma factor → MGPSGRTTEVEDLLRRHAPQVLGALVRRYGHFDAAEDAVQEALLAAAGQWPDAGMPDNPRGWLIKVASRRLTDVLRSEEARRLREERAAALTPRDAFTAPPPGADRAPSEDDTLTLLFLCCHPDLLPPARIALTLRAVGGLTTAEIARAHLMPEASMAQRISRAKQKVKGASFSRPENWEERLPEVLHVLYLIFNEGYTATSGRALQRAELAGEAIRLTRTVHALLPGHCEVTGLLALMLLTDARRAARTGPHGELVPLDEQDRGLWDKAVIDEGVALVTRALAQPLPGPYQLRAAIAAVHDEAASPDDTDWREILGLYDLLVRLVPGPVERLNRAVAVAMVHGPRAGLAELASLEGELSTGHRLDAVRAHLLERAGDTEAARAAYESAAAKTLSLPEQRYLRARAARLTS, encoded by the coding sequence TTGGGACCGTCGGGACGTACGACCGAGGTCGAGGACCTGTTGCGCCGCCACGCGCCCCAGGTCCTCGGCGCGCTCGTGCGTCGGTACGGGCACTTCGACGCCGCCGAGGACGCCGTACAGGAGGCGCTCCTCGCGGCGGCCGGGCAATGGCCGGATGCCGGGATGCCCGACAATCCGCGCGGCTGGCTGATCAAGGTCGCCTCGCGGCGGCTCACGGACGTACTGCGCAGTGAGGAGGCGCGCCGGCTGCGGGAGGAGCGGGCGGCGGCGCTCACTCCGCGCGACGCGTTCACGGCGCCGCCGCCCGGCGCCGACCGCGCCCCGTCCGAGGACGACACGCTCACCCTCCTCTTCCTCTGCTGCCACCCCGATCTGCTCCCACCCGCGCGGATCGCGCTCACGCTGCGTGCGGTGGGTGGTCTGACGACGGCCGAGATCGCCCGCGCGCACCTGATGCCCGAGGCGTCGATGGCGCAGCGGATCAGCCGGGCCAAGCAGAAGGTGAAGGGCGCGAGCTTCTCCCGACCAGAGAACTGGGAGGAGCGGCTGCCGGAGGTCCTGCACGTCCTGTACCTCATCTTCAACGAGGGCTACACGGCCACGTCCGGCCGGGCGCTCCAGCGGGCCGAACTCGCGGGCGAGGCCATCCGGCTGACCCGTACGGTGCACGCGCTGCTGCCCGGTCACTGCGAGGTGACGGGCCTGCTGGCGCTCATGCTCCTCACCGATGCCCGCCGCGCCGCGCGCACCGGACCGCACGGCGAACTGGTCCCGCTCGACGAGCAGGACCGTGGGCTGTGGGACAAGGCGGTGATCGACGAGGGCGTGGCGCTGGTGACGCGGGCCCTGGCCCAACCGCTGCCGGGCCCCTACCAGTTGAGGGCCGCGATCGCCGCCGTCCACGACGAGGCGGCCTCGCCCGACGACACCGACTGGCGGGAGATCCTCGGCCTCTACGACCTGCTCGTACGCCTTGTCCCCGGTCCCGTCGAACGCCTCAACCGCGCGGTGGCCGTCGCGATGGTCCACGGCCCGAGGGCGGGCCTCGCCGAACTGGCTTCCCTGGAAGGGGAGTTGTCGACGGGCCACCGCCTCGACGCGGTCCGCGCCCACCTCCTGGAACGCGCCGGTGACACCGAGGCCGCCCGCGCCGCGTACGAGTCGGCCGCCGCCAAGACCCTCAGCCTCCCGGAACAGCGCTACCTCAGGGCGCGCGCGGCCCGCTTGACCAGCTGA
- a CDS encoding YciI family protein: MKYLLMIQGTQADYAAQTGKPSDGAPAWTEQDIQTMYAHMGAINNDLAETGEMIDGQGLTEPAKARFVERGPDGKPVITDGPYGETKEVLAGYWVLDCASLDRVTEIAARVLECPVPEGTKQYPLVIRQIGDGSGDV; the protein is encoded by the coding sequence ATGAAGTACCTGTTGATGATCCAGGGCACGCAGGCGGACTACGCGGCCCAGACCGGCAAGCCGTCCGACGGCGCACCCGCCTGGACCGAGCAGGACATCCAGACCATGTACGCGCACATGGGCGCGATCAACAACGACCTGGCCGAGACCGGCGAGATGATCGACGGCCAGGGTCTGACGGAGCCCGCGAAGGCCCGGTTCGTCGAGCGGGGCCCGGACGGGAAGCCCGTGATCACCGACGGGCCGTACGGCGAGACGAAGGAAGTGCTCGCCGGGTACTGGGTCCTGGACTGCGCCAGCCTGGACCGGGTCACGGAGATCGCCGCCCGGGTCCTCGAGTGCCCCGTCCCCGAGGGCACGAAGCAGTACCCGCTGGTCATCCGCCAGATCGGCGACGGCAGCGGGGACGTGTGA
- a CDS encoding dihydrofolate reductase family protein encodes MRKLTYFIACSIDGFIGDPSGDAAMMYPFVDEEFFDFLKTDYPETMSTHGRRATGMDDLANQKYDTIIQGRASYDIALELGVTSPFAHMREYVASRSLNESPDPHVEIISDDLVGKVRELKAEEGGLGIYLCGGSRLAGELIDEIDELVIKTYPIVLGSGMPMFGSGFAVGEFTLGETRTFKNGAVVRTYSRKR; translated from the coding sequence TTGCGAAAGCTCACGTATTTCATCGCCTGCTCGATCGACGGCTTCATCGGTGACCCGAGCGGGGACGCCGCGATGATGTATCCGTTCGTGGACGAGGAGTTCTTCGACTTCCTCAAGACCGACTACCCGGAGACGATGTCGACGCACGGCCGTCGGGCGACCGGCATGGACGACCTGGCGAACCAGAAGTACGACACGATCATCCAGGGCCGCGCCAGCTACGACATCGCGCTGGAGCTCGGCGTCACCAGCCCGTTCGCCCATATGCGGGAGTACGTCGCCTCGCGCAGCCTGAACGAGTCGCCCGACCCGCACGTCGAGATCATCTCCGACGACCTGGTCGGCAAGGTCCGCGAGCTCAAGGCGGAGGAGGGCGGCCTCGGTATCTATCTGTGCGGCGGCTCGCGGCTCGCGGGCGAGCTGATCGACGAGATCGACGAGCTCGTCATCAAGACGTACCCGATCGTGCTGGGCTCCGGCATGCCGATGTTCGGCTCCGGGTTCGCCGTCGGCGAGTTCACGCTCGGCGAGACGCGCACCTTCAAGAACGGGGCGGTCGTGCGGACGTACAGCAGGAAGCGCTGA
- a CDS encoding TetR/AcrR family transcriptional regulator: MASNPERRAALVDAGVEVLAREGARGLTFRAVDGEAGVPVGTASNYFTGRDDLLRQIDTRIHERLAPDPKVLADLMTAPRDRALVTAFMHDLMARAQHDRTGYLALLEMRLEATRRPELRASYTKTIRADLEYGMEFHREAGLPGGDETVAVLYLAMLGLLLEHLTLPGVLEGVLPGVTVPAGLVERIVTTIVPERDD; the protein is encoded by the coding sequence GTGGCGAGCAATCCGGAGCGCCGGGCCGCCCTGGTCGACGCCGGTGTGGAGGTGCTGGCGCGCGAGGGGGCGCGCGGGCTGACGTTCCGCGCGGTGGACGGTGAGGCCGGGGTCCCGGTGGGCACGGCCTCGAACTACTTCACCGGCCGCGACGACCTGCTCCGCCAGATCGACACCCGGATCCACGAACGCCTCGCCCCGGATCCGAAGGTCCTGGCCGACCTGATGACGGCGCCGAGGGACCGCGCCCTGGTCACCGCCTTCATGCACGACCTCATGGCCCGCGCCCAGCACGACCGCACCGGGTATCTGGCCCTGCTGGAGATGCGCCTTGAGGCCACCCGCCGCCCCGAACTCCGCGCCTCCTACACGAAGACGATCCGCGCCGACCTCGAATACGGCATGGAGTTCCACCGCGAGGCAGGCCTCCCGGGCGGCGACGAGACGGTCGCAGTCCTGTACCTCGCCATGCTCGGCCTGCTCCTGGAACACCTGACGCTGCCGGGCGTTCTGGAGGGGGTCCTGCCCGGGGTGACCGTCCCGGCCGGACTGGTGGAGCGGATCGTCACGACGATCGTGCCGGAGCGGGACGACTGA
- a CDS encoding GNAT family N-acetyltransferase: MGVAIRRAGEDDREAVTRLLDEAFQDDPVSGWVFPGAEYRRRTHPLLMEAFLDATLAEGYVDVTEDGSACALWLSVPAEAADAAHEEGEDEDVPAQVREAVDPDNERVELIGRLTAEIHPEGRAHEYLWMIAVAPGRQGEGLGTALVQHVLDRCDGEGLPAYLEASNERSRALYERLGFAFMGSTLDLPEGPSMWPMWREPRSESLRGEVGS, translated from the coding sequence ATGGGAGTGGCGATACGAAGAGCGGGCGAGGACGACCGGGAGGCCGTGACACGGCTCCTCGACGAGGCCTTCCAGGACGACCCGGTGAGCGGCTGGGTCTTTCCCGGCGCCGAGTACCGGCGGCGGACACATCCGTTGCTGATGGAGGCCTTCCTCGACGCCACGCTCGCCGAGGGGTACGTGGATGTCACGGAGGACGGTTCGGCCTGTGCGCTGTGGCTGTCGGTGCCCGCGGAGGCGGCGGACGCCGCGCATGAGGAGGGCGAGGACGAGGACGTGCCCGCCCAGGTGCGAGAGGCCGTCGATCCCGACAACGAACGGGTCGAGCTGATCGGCCGGTTGACCGCCGAGATCCACCCGGAGGGGCGGGCCCACGAGTACCTGTGGATGATCGCCGTCGCGCCCGGCAGGCAGGGGGAGGGGCTCGGTACGGCGCTTGTCCAGCATGTGCTGGACCGGTGTGACGGGGAGGGGCTGCCCGCCTACTTGGAGGCGAGCAACGAGCGGAGTCGGGCGCTCTATGAGCGGCTCGGGTTCGCCTTCATGGGCAGCACGCTTGATCTTCCGGAGGGGCCGTCGATGTGGCCCATGTGGCGTGAGCCGCGGAGTGAATCGCTTCGCGGGGAGGTCGGTTCGTAG
- a CDS encoding family 2 encapsulin nanocompartment cargo protein polyprenyl transferase — protein MTETQQSLLPAVEGPEAGGRPVPGGRLGSPDGQEAAGILERSRTSVDPELRRAIESLPGPMRRIALYHFGWEHADGSPAAGNAGKAIRPALVLTAVRALGGQQETAVRAAAAVELVHNFTLLHDDVMDRDTTRRHRPTAWAVFGDADAVLAGDSLQALAHRLLAEDPHPASSAAAARLASCVVELCAGQHTDTAMERRGPDDVTLDEVLAMAEAKTGALLGCACALGALYAGADDEDVEALDAFGREAGLAFQLIDDVIGIWGDPSRTGKPAGADLMARKKSLPVVAALASGTPDAAELAELYRVPYRDGDLERTVLAVERAGGRDWAQLQAADRMARSLHHLSRAVPDPEAAGGLLSLAEFVTRRSS, from the coding sequence ATGACGGAGACGCAACAGAGCCTGTTACCGGCCGTCGAAGGACCGGAAGCGGGAGGACGACCGGTGCCCGGTGGACGGCTGGGTTCGCCCGACGGGCAGGAGGCCGCCGGGATTCTGGAGCGGTCCCGGACGTCGGTCGACCCCGAACTGCGCCGGGCCATCGAGTCGTTGCCCGGCCCGATGCGACGGATCGCGCTCTACCACTTCGGGTGGGAGCACGCGGACGGCAGTCCGGCGGCGGGCAACGCGGGCAAGGCGATCAGGCCCGCGCTGGTACTGACCGCGGTCCGGGCGCTCGGCGGACAGCAGGAGACGGCTGTAAGAGCGGCCGCCGCGGTGGAGTTGGTGCACAACTTCACGCTGCTGCACGACGACGTGATGGACCGGGACACCACCCGCAGGCACCGGCCCACCGCGTGGGCCGTGTTCGGCGACGCGGACGCGGTCCTCGCCGGGGACTCCCTGCAGGCGCTGGCCCATCGGCTGCTCGCCGAGGACCCGCATCCGGCGTCCTCGGCGGCGGCCGCGCGGCTCGCGAGCTGTGTCGTCGAACTGTGCGCGGGCCAGCACACGGACACGGCGATGGAGCGCCGCGGCCCCGACGACGTCACGCTCGACGAGGTGCTCGCCATGGCCGAGGCCAAGACGGGGGCTCTGCTCGGCTGCGCGTGCGCGCTCGGGGCGCTGTACGCGGGCGCCGACGACGAGGATGTCGAGGCCCTTGACGCCTTCGGACGGGAGGCGGGCCTCGCCTTCCAGCTCATCGACGACGTGATCGGCATCTGGGGGGACCCGAGCCGCACCGGCAAACCGGCCGGGGCGGACCTCATGGCCCGCAAGAAGTCCCTCCCCGTGGTCGCCGCGCTCGCCTCCGGCACACCGGACGCGGCCGAACTGGCGGAGCTGTACCGGGTTCCGTACCGCGACGGCGATCTGGAGCGCACGGTCCTCGCCGTCGAGCGGGCGGGCGGCCGGGACTGGGCCCAGCTCCAGGCCGCCGACCGGATGGCCCGGTCCCTGCACCATCTGTCCCGGGCGGTCCCGGATCCGGAGGCGGCGGGAGGTCTTCTGTCGCTGGCGGAGTTCGTGACGCGCCGGAGCTCGTGA
- a CDS encoding family 2B encapsulin nanocompartment shell protein, with protein MSVGEEIRADQDQPQKSLGTSAARNLATTTKSAPQMQEISSRWLLRMLPWVNVQGGTYRVNRRLSYSVGDGRVTFVKTGDRVQVIPAELGELPALRTYEDPEVLAELAQRCQQREFQPGEVLASFGGQAEEVFLLAHGKVEKIGTGPYGDDAVLGVLADGAYFGDQAITDPDAIWEYTARAVTACTVLALPRQDLDQIAERSDSLREHLRQLRAIPEQRANTYGEKEIDLAAGHTGEPAIPGTYVDYDAAPREYELSVAQTVLRIHTRVADLYNQPMNQTEQQLRLTIEALKERQEHELINNREFGLLNNCEYDQRLQPHEGVPSPDDLDELLTRRRGTKLLLAHPRAISAIGRELNKRGLVPETLDVSGNRIPTWRGVPIFPCNKIPVTEARTTSIIAMRTGEADQGVIGLQQAGIPDEIEPSLSARFMGISEQAIMSYLVTTYYSAAVLVPDALGVLENVEIGRWR; from the coding sequence ATGTCGGTAGGCGAAGAGATCCGCGCGGACCAGGATCAGCCGCAGAAGAGTCTCGGCACATCCGCGGCGCGGAACCTGGCCACCACCACCAAATCCGCGCCACAGATGCAGGAGATCAGCTCACGCTGGCTGCTGCGCATGCTGCCGTGGGTGAACGTGCAGGGCGGCACATACCGTGTGAACCGCAGGCTCAGCTACTCGGTGGGCGACGGTCGCGTCACATTCGTTAAGACGGGTGACCGCGTCCAGGTCATCCCGGCGGAGCTCGGCGAACTGCCGGCCCTGCGCACGTACGAGGACCCGGAGGTGCTCGCCGAGCTGGCGCAGCGCTGCCAGCAGCGGGAGTTCCAGCCGGGCGAGGTGCTCGCCTCCTTCGGCGGCCAGGCCGAAGAGGTGTTCCTGCTCGCTCACGGCAAGGTCGAGAAGATCGGCACGGGTCCGTACGGGGACGACGCGGTTCTCGGCGTCCTGGCCGACGGCGCCTACTTCGGCGACCAGGCGATCACCGACCCGGATGCCATCTGGGAGTACACGGCCCGCGCGGTGACCGCCTGTACGGTCCTCGCGCTGCCCCGCCAGGACCTCGACCAGATCGCGGAGCGCTCCGATTCCCTGCGCGAGCACCTTCGGCAACTGCGCGCGATTCCCGAGCAGCGCGCCAACACGTACGGCGAGAAGGAGATCGACCTCGCCGCCGGCCACACCGGAGAGCCGGCCATCCCGGGGACGTACGTCGACTACGACGCGGCACCACGGGAGTACGAACTCAGCGTCGCCCAGACCGTGTTGCGCATCCACACGCGCGTGGCCGACCTCTACAACCAGCCGATGAACCAGACCGAGCAGCAGTTGCGGCTCACGATCGAGGCGTTGAAGGAGCGCCAGGAGCACGAGCTCATCAACAACCGGGAGTTCGGCCTGCTCAACAACTGCGAGTACGACCAGCGGCTGCAGCCGCACGAGGGCGTGCCCAGCCCGGACGACCTGGACGAACTGCTCACCAGGCGGCGCGGCACCAAGCTGCTCCTCGCCCACCCGCGCGCGATCTCCGCGATCGGCCGCGAGCTCAACAAGCGGGGACTCGTCCCGGAGACCCTCGACGTGAGCGGCAACCGCATCCCGACCTGGCGCGGCGTGCCGATCTTCCCGTGCAACAAGATCCCGGTCACCGAGGCCCGGACGACCTCGATCATCGCGATGCGTACGGGCGAGGCCGACCAGGGCGTCATCGGGCTCCAGCAGGCCGGTATCCCGGACGAGATCGAGCCGAGCCTGTCCGCACGGTTCATGGGTATCAGCGAGCAGGCGATCATGTCGTACCTGGTGACGACGTACTACTCGGCCGCGGTCCTGGTGCCCGACGCCCTCGGGGTCCTGGAGAACGTCGAGATCGGCCGCTGGAGGTGA
- a CDS encoding N-acetylmuramoyl-L-alanine amidase — MASPMSAGSFLSRLKAEGLTVVEVGDWEHHNRNHKGPWGPVHGVMIHHTVTSGSERTVEICRNGYSGLPGPLCHGVITKDGRVHLVGYGRANHAGLGDDDVLRAVIAEKGLPPDNEANTDGNRHFYGFECENLGDGEDPWPEAQLDAIERAAAAVCRHHGWTERSVIGHLEWQPGKIDPRGFTMSAMRERVGARLK, encoded by the coding sequence ATGGCCTCACCCATGTCCGCGGGCAGCTTTCTGAGTCGGCTCAAGGCAGAAGGGCTCACCGTCGTCGAGGTCGGCGACTGGGAGCATCACAACCGCAACCACAAGGGTCCGTGGGGCCCGGTCCACGGGGTGATGATCCACCACACGGTGACGTCGGGAAGTGAGCGCACGGTCGAGATCTGCCGCAACGGCTACAGCGGCCTGCCCGGCCCGCTGTGCCACGGCGTGATCACCAAGGACGGCCGCGTCCACCTCGTCGGCTACGGCCGTGCCAACCACGCGGGTCTGGGCGACGACGACGTCCTGCGCGCGGTCATCGCGGAGAAGGGCCTCCCTCCGGACAACGAGGCGAACACCGACGGCAACCGCCACTTCTACGGCTTCGAGTGCGAGAACCTCGGCGACGGCGAGGATCCCTGGCCCGAGGCCCAACTCGACGCCATCGAGCGCGCCGCGGCAGCGGTCTGCCGCCATCACGGCTGGACGGAACGCTCGGTCATCGGTCACCTCGAATGGCAGCCGGGCAAGATCGATCCCCGCGGCTTCACCATGTCCGCCATGCGGGAGCGCGTCGGCGCCCGCCTGAAGTGA
- a CDS encoding 1-aminocyclopropane-1-carboxylate deaminase/D-cysteine desulfhydrase, which yields MIGPEIPEALGLGALRPRLPSPVREAVDERFARHGVRLLLKRDDLIHPELVGNKWRKLAPNLRAAAGRTVVTFGGAYSNHLRATAAAGRLLGLSTVGVVRGQELADRPLNPSLARCAADGMRFHFVDRSTYRRKSEPKTLAALLRATAAEDAYVIPEGGSNSLAVLGCTTLGAELRDHGGIDVAAVACGTGGTLAGLTAGLGPGRSTLGIPVLKGGFLDAEIRTLQDETFGGPRGDWSLDDRFHFGGYARTPPELDAFAADFEQRHDLPVERLYVAKLLYGLVALTQEGAFPRGTTIAAVVTGSPQAEPKGP from the coding sequence GTGATCGGTCCCGAGATCCCCGAAGCACTCGGCCTGGGCGCCCTGCGGCCGCGGCTGCCGTCGCCGGTGCGGGAGGCCGTGGACGAGCGGTTCGCGCGGCACGGTGTGCGGCTGCTGCTCAAGCGGGACGATCTGATCCACCCGGAGCTGGTCGGGAACAAGTGGCGCAAGCTGGCCCCGAACCTCCGGGCGGCGGCGGGCCGCACGGTCGTCACCTTCGGCGGCGCGTACTCGAACCATCTGCGGGCCACGGCCGCCGCGGGCCGTCTCCTCGGCCTGTCCACCGTGGGCGTGGTCCGCGGCCAGGAGCTCGCCGACCGCCCCCTCAACCCGTCCCTGGCCCGGTGCGCGGCCGACGGCATGCGCTTCCACTTCGTCGACAGATCGACGTACCGCCGCAAGAGCGAGCCGAAGACACTGGCCGCGCTTCTCCGTGCGACGGCCGCCGAGGACGCGTACGTGATCCCGGAGGGCGGCAGCAACTCCCTCGCCGTACTCGGCTGTACGACCCTCGGTGCGGAGCTGCGCGACCACGGTGGCATCGACGTGGCCGCGGTCGCCTGCGGCACCGGCGGCACCCTCGCCGGCCTGACCGCCGGCCTCGGCCCGGGTCGGTCCACCCTGGGCATACCCGTCCTCAAGGGCGGCTTCCTCGACGCGGAGATACGCACGCTCCAGGACGAGACCTTCGGCGGCCCCCGCGGCGACTGGTCGCTCGACGACCGCTTCCACTTCGGCGGTTACGCCCGTACGCCACCCGAACTCGACGCGTTCGCCGCCGACTTCGAGCAGCGCCACGACCTGCCCGTGGAGCGTCTCTATGTCGCCAAGTTGCTGTACGGACTTGTCGCTCTCACGCAGGAGGGCGCGTTCCCGCGCGGGACGACGATCGCGGCGGTCGTCACCGGCAGCCCCCAGGCCGAGCCCAAGGGCCCTTGA